CGTACGGTACAGTCCCTTCTTCAGTACCTCTATTATGTTCCATACGAATGGCGTCACCTAAATCAAACCTTGATTTAAGCACTGTGTTCAGATTTCCTTGGTCTTTCTCGGTCTGCTCATTGTCGTCCTTCACAGCACTCACAATCTTACTAATAGTATTGACCAAAGACAGCCCGGCTGTCCCATCGCTCCTAGCTGTTCCACGGCTACCTACAGTACTCCTTCTAGCTAGTGGATTATAACTTTGAAGGGAGCTTGCTCTTCGACTTCTTGGTCCAGCTGTACTAGAAGAACAGGTACTCTCTGAATACAAAGACTGTACCACATGTCCGTCATTACTCTCATATGTCCTACTATCTTCTAAGTCGTCTCCagaagacaaagaagagttAGTCATGGTCTTTGGTGCTATGAGTATCGATCTTAAACTGATATATTAAACTGATAAATTAATATGCGGAAAAACAAAGTTTTCTGATTCGTGCCTTAACCAAGAGTTactgaagaaaattcaTGAGCAACGAAAAAGGTATTAGTTTTAAACCTTCAATCAACCTTGCTAACTAAGGATACTTCTCCTGATCAAATATATACATCTATGTACATCTATTGCACTTACTCATCTCATGACTCTTAAATCCTGTATCATATAACCCCGACGATTCTTCTAAAAAAGTGTCACTGAACTTCCTATTAAGGTAATTTGGGGGCTCGAGAACTCATCTTGCCAAGAAAAGACGAAAATTTCTCATATAGGCAACTGGGCTGCCCAACCTGGCGGTTTTTATTAGTAGGTCGGCGCTCGATGTCCGGAATGACCAGGGTCGGACATTTTGACCGGACAGGGGAGGTCGAGCTGGGCGGCTAAGAGGGAAAGTCGTCCTTTCTCCTTGTTCTTATTTTTTGACCACTCTTGAAAGTGAGTTCTGTGGGTTATAGTGGAAAAGGAAGTATTTGGATAAGGCATAGTGGTGGGAAATAGATGAATTTCTGAGAGGATCAGAATTGAATGGACGTTAAAATAGAAGAATGATCTATGAGGAAGATCGAGATTCATTTCACAAAACCATTGGAAACCGAGCCCAGTAATTGAGGTTATAGACAGCTAGAAGAAACACACTGGTGATTGCATGGTCACGTGACGAGACAGATCATTGTCACGTGTATATCACATGCTCttaatggtgaaattttaaCAAGGCCCGTCATTTAAAGCtagctcatctcatctcatcgcatctcatcgcattCATATGATCATAAAACTAAGCGACCAATACTTGCAGAGATGACTGACGAGGATCTTTTCAGTAAAGCAGTGGAGAATCCGAATGAAACTGTGGATGTGGTTCTACCAAAGGATGATATAGATGCAAGCGCGATAAGCAGCAGTAGTGACATGGAAGAGAACGAttcttcgtcctcttcCGACAATGACAGTGATGACAATGATCAGGGTAATACTAATGTCGCTgcggaagaagatgaagaagaagatgaagagccTAGTCCAGAAGGTGCCATCAGATCGAAGCAcgagattgaagaggaaCCTATACCGGATCTTCCCGAGGACTACGAAATTGATGCCAATGCCAATATCACAGAGATTGGTTTCATCAAATCAGCGTTTGAGAATAATATTATTATCCATTGCTCTGGATCTGGTGAAAGAAGAGTCCTAAAAGAAGGATCCATCCTTTGTTTGGAAGACCACACTATAATTGGAACCCTATGTGAAGTTTTCGGTAAACTAGACAATCCCTTTTACAGAGTAACTTTACCAGCTTCAAAACAAGCACAATTTGACCGTTTGAAAGAGCGTATAGGAGAAAAAGCTCATATTGTGGTACCAGAGGCACATTGGGTTGATACGTTTGAACtaagaaaaatcaaaggTACCGATGCATCAAATGGttatgatgaagaactatCTGAGGATGAACAAGAGTTTTCggatgatgagaaagaagctctattcaagaagttgaaaaaagagcaaaggaagaagaagaacgtcAATGTGAAGGAGCTTAGAGAACAGGTAGAAGCTGGAAATTACAAGAGGCCAAAACAGCAACATCAACAAAAGCAGTCGCAACAATATCCAAAGATACGGCCTCCAGTTGGGATGATTAATCACGGTTACAGGTCAAGAAATGCAAGACAAGGGGAAAGAACTCAACAAACTACCCCAATATCTCACTTTCAGGGCCAACCGATCTCACAACCAATACCACAACCGAATTCCCAACCTCCGTACCAACAGCCCATGTATCATCAACAGCCGCTGCCAACGCAGCAGCCAGTGTTCTACCATCAATCTCCGCAAGCATATCCTAGTCAAATGTACTCATCTCCCCCAGTACAGAATCCTAACTATCAGGGAGCTCCACCTCCATTGTACAATGTGCCGTATGGGCAACAAGGTGCTCCCATGTTTCAACAGCAGATGTATCCTGGTCAACCATATATGCAACCTCAGCCACAACCCCAACAGCAATTCAATCAGTATGGGGCCGCCGGTTATGCTCCACAGGGACAACCAAACATGCAACAGGTTCTCCAGCTACACAATATATTAATGCAGCAGCAGGCTACTAATCAAGCATCTAACCAAAGGCCAGAGGAAAGAAAGGAATTTGACTACGACGATTGAAAGATACTTAACTCAAATATCGATCAAAAATACgtaaaaaattcaatccTTGGACTCATGAGAGTAAAGCTTGGGCGGTATTCAGGGCTTTCTCAGGAAATCCTGCAGTTTTAGCAACTTTAATAGCGTCGGACTTATTGCAAATTCCGGGTCTCAGTTTGTAGTCGTAAAAGAAATCGTCCTCTGACAATTCAACTATACTACTTTTCATGAAGGAAGCTTTCTCTTTTAACAGCGAATTTTCATCGGATGAAATTATTTTACTTAGTTCAGCGCCAAAGTGGGTTGCAAAAAGAGATCTACATCCATTCTCCTGCgcaagatgttgaagagtAGCGTAGGCAATGCTAACACCTTCTCTTCCACTTGTCCCACGGCCGATCTCATCCAAAATCGCTAGTGATCTGCGTGTGGCACCATGTAGAATGAAAGAGGTTTCAATCATCTCGACCATAAATGTACTCATTTCATTGTATAAGTCATCCGCAGATCCAACGCGACTGAAAACTTTATCTACCAAACCTATGTGGGCCTTGGAACACGGAACAAATGAACCCATTTGGGCAAGGAGTACTATGATCGCATTTTGACGCAAGAACGTTGATTTGCCGCCCATATTGGGCCCTGTAATGATCCAAAGTTTACCACCATTCAAAAGGCAGTCATTCTCGATAAAATTCTCTAGACATTTTGCCGCTAAACCATCTTCTACCATGATATGACGGCCATCAATTATTTCAAGTTTGTCGCTCTGATCCACCCTGGGACAAACAAGgtttttctcttttgccAACACTGCAAAAGATGACAAGACATCCAAGTATCCTAAAAGGTCAGATATCACGCGAACCTCGTTGCTccttttcaaaaattcattcttgaagtcGTTGATAATACGGTTCTCCTCGTCCTTTATCTTGAGGGCGGCTAATTCAATTCGGTAACCTAAATCGGACCATGCTTCGTGGGACAACCAACGAGTTTGCGACGATTGTTGTATTATATGAAATGAGCTCCCGTGAAAACTTTGACCGCTTTTAATGAATTCGTTTATCTTTTTTAGATTACCTGCTGATCCAAGGACATGAAGTGCATACTCACCACTCTGTTTTTGTTTCAATGTGACAGATTTTGCGCCCTGGCCGTCGACGAAAAATTCGAAGAACTCCAATTCAAGATCTCCTCTagcttccttcaatttttgataGTCGATATGCAATTGCTGAAGTCTCGGAGTACATGCTGAGTTGACAATCGGAGTATCGTTAGATAAAGCGTCCTGAGAACCTGACCCATTTGTTTCCTCACcggtctcttcatcattctctCTCTCACTCTCCTTCAGTGATTCCACCAATTTTGCTTCATTGAGATTATCTatcacttctttgatcaatgttCTATCAAACTTTAATCCTCTCGTTAACGAAGAAACAAGGTCTCtaatcttctttttgtaTGATAGAGACTCTTCCTCTAAAAATGTGCGTAAATCTATTGCAATCTGTAAAGATTGCGCTAGTTGAATGAGTTCTAGTGCGTCACCCCTGCCAAAACTGAATTTTTGCAATATTCTTGGCAGGTCCTGAACATTCCGAAGCATCGAAATGATGGATTTTGTAATCCCAAATtttgtcttgaagaatgcAACAATATCCTGTCGAGCTTTAATCTCTTTAAGATCGAGAGACGGACCAGAAAGCCACTGTGTTAAAAGACGGGTGCCAGCTGGTGTCACTGTTCTGCGAATAGTTGATAAAAGTGTTCCTTTTTGTCTATTATCCCTAACGGTCTTATGCAATTCCAATGCCGCAACAGTCCGCGAGTCAATTTGCATGATTGAGCCAGTGAGCTGTCTCTGGGGTAACTGAaagttcattgaaaagcttgGCATATGTTCACTGACGTACATCAGCGTGTTCCTCAAAGCTGCAAGTTCTTTCTGAGAAAACTCCCGAAGCTGAATTTCCAGCTGCTTCCTATCATCTCCAGCGTCCGCAGCTGAAAACAGGTTGTAAAATGAAGCAATAGTCCTATGTCGTGACGGAAGTTTCTGATACTTTATAAAgtatttcttcagctcAACTAATTCAGGATACCATTCACCAGATTCAATTCTATAGGCTGCTAGCTCGTCATTTAACAAAATTTCCTTAGGCTGTATCCTAGTTatggaagaaatcaagTCCTTAAGTAAAACCTGCTGAACAAATATTTCCCCTGTCGTTACATCACACCAGCACAGGCctactttcaaatttgaatCTGCAATTTTGTTGAAACAATTATCCGAGAACTCAATGCTCAGAAGATAAGTATTTTCTTGTAAATTTTCGAAAGCTTCGTCAATAAATGTTCCTGGTGTTACAATTCTCGTAACCCTTCGGTAGAATTTATTCACATCGTTATTTGCCACGGTGTCTCTCTTGAACTGTTCAGCTATTGTGACACTGTATCCGTAATTATTCACCAGGATCTTCAGGTGTCTACTTAATTGATGAACTGGAAAGCCAGCGAAGGGAACCTTACCGCAAAAGTAGTTACGATTTGTTAATGAAAGATTTAGCTGCGGTCCATAAACAGATGCTTGCTCAAAATAAAGTTCGTAGAATGACCCCATCTGAGTGAGAACCACATGACCCTTGTAGTGATCCATTAGGTCCCTCACATACTGCAGCGAAGGTGGAAGATTCGTCTCATTTTGGCCTGACGCAGGTTCTGTACCCTTTTTACTTGATCTCTTGGCCCTAGTGGTAAGTAGAGGTGGCAAACTTGTCTCTATAAAGGCCTCTTTATTCGCTTTTGCCTTTTTCGAATCCATCACTATAGTCAACTTTGACACTTCCAATCCTGGAGAGGGAGCAACCAGACCATGGTTGTATCTAAAGAAAGATCTGGATAAACTGGAATTTATGGATCGTATCATACTGAGATGAGATGCATCGGTATAGGCTTCCCTTGATGAGATCTTAGTCAAAATTTATCTGCAATTTTATAGTGAATATCGTCTCTTGAAGCTAGCCGCTAGCCGCGTCTTGGTTTGTACACTCAAATTCAGAAGAAGGACCAAActtgaatgaaattttttttatttgGTGATGTTTATTTATCTATTTATTAATATAATCATCGTAGAATATTCAGTTCAAGAATCCTTTGCAGGTAGGAGCTCCGCAGAGACACGGTAATCTTTCCTCGTCATCAGTctctctttcaaacttaTAATCATAAGTCAGTTCTTCATTGGCTGCGATGTCTCTCAGAGCATATATGacaattctcttcttcccTCCGACTTTGATAATTTTCGCTGTACAGCTTGGATCACAGCAATGGTTAATGAACCGCGCAATCCCACCTTTCTTCGTGGCATCGATAACCGTGTTCTCATCTACTCTGAACAAATAACTGGACCCTATGCCCTTCTTGATGTATCTAATTTCTCTCATTTCTGCGACGGGCTGCCGTATCCTTTCTCCGACATACTCGATGATCATTTCTTTGGCAGCAATTGGTTCCAATGCATATAGACCCCAGTTATGGATCGCTGACCGTGCGAATGTGACAGGTTTCTTACGCTTGTTGAGCTGATTCAAAGACAAAAGCTCAGACTCAGTTCCGATTGCGGCCCTTTGAGCTTCGATGTCTTGTTGGAATCTTCTGTTGGATGCTCTGTTgtctcttgaagatgaaagctCCTGTGGAGCTGGCTCTGAAGGATCTTTATTCTCAAAATCCTCCTTAGGCAAGTCGGGAGTACCGTCCAAGCTATCATTATGGTTACTCACTGTATTCAGAGGTTGATGGATCTTAcgacgatgaggaagatagCATGTTTTCAGCCTATCGGATATCTTTCGGTAGCCCTCTGCCTTCACCGATCCGCTGTTGCTGATCAGTTCCTCATGGAAAGGAACCTCGTTCAGTTTTAATTGAGCCTCTTGTACAAGCGTTTGATTTTCTTCGCCAGAGCACAGTTTCCAAACTCGATATTGTAGAAGGGGATCAGATTTTTCAGCAGGTGGTGATTGAACGCCAAGAACATGTTTGATAAGTTCcagatcttcatcgtctttAATTGTGCGtagcaatttcttcaaaccgAGAGAGCCTGAAGTCGTGTCATCTTCGTATATAGGCTCAGGGATGTCGGACACCCGTGGCCTATACATGGCTGGAATTTTCATAAGTTCTTCTGCTTTACCAGCGAAGAGGGCCATTTTTTCCGTCACATCTAGTTCTGGGGTTGTCGCGTCCGTTTCTACTTTAACCATATCTCTCTTGAAAGGTGATTCGTCCTGATCGATTTCAATATCGCTATACCCTCCATAAGCAGAAGAGTTTCCCTCTTCCTCAGTCTTACTTGTGGGTGAGAGAGAAGGTATTGTTGGAGTGGGCTCCTTAGACGTAGTATCTTCATTCAATAAATGCGCAGTTGGCTTGACAAGCTTCGAACGCTTGAGATGTCTGGTCGCCAGCGAATCCAGTGAGCCTGAGCCACGTCTCTTAAGAAAGCCACTCCTTTTTCTTGGTGCGCTACTGCCATAAAGGTTGAAAACATCAAAATCATTAGTAGACTTCAGctttttctttgcttcCTCAGCTGCCTTGGTAGCTGCTTGCCGTGTTTCCTGCTCCTTAGTCTCTCTCTTTGCCACCAGTTCAGGGAAAACAGATGGATTTAAAGTATCGAACACTGTTGGTCCTATCAATCGTTTCCTAAAATCAACATGTAATGCCTTCTCCAGATCTTCTATGACATATCTAGTTGCCGCTTCAAAAAGGTCTGCTTTTGTTTTATATGTCTTCCTTTTCGGTACAGTGGAGACCACTTTTCCATTAACTTGAGTATCGTCCGTGATCTCTGTTGTGGCAGGTATCAGAAGTAACTTAATCTCTACGGGACTTCTTTTTGTGCGGGAAATCATTGTCATTCGTCCTGATTCATTATTCATGCAAGTCCTGGCAgactcttcatcattgaagaCAGCAAAGATCCCAGCAGGATGGTCAATAATACGCGTCCAGGCATATCTGCGAAGCAtggctttgaaatcttcgaCACGAAATCCATGATTATTGGCAAAAAATTTCGAAATACAAAGCACGGGCCTATTATTTATTTGTTTGGCCAAATCATAAGGTATTTTCTTCTGGGAGATACCTGCCCGgtctctcttctcttccttcttagACATCTTGATCTGctcttcattctttcttcttaatTCTTTAGCGAGTCTGTTTGCCTTCTCTGCGTTCTTTTCGACTAACTCAGAGATGACCTTGTCTAAAGTTTTATCTTTGTTCAATGCAACGTTAAAGCGGGAGCCCAAAATAATACAACCTCTCTCTCCGTGTTCCTTAGTCGCCCTATAAGCTGCGTTTGCAGCGTCATTAATCTTATTTTCACTTGAATTGTATCGTACCAAATACACATGTAATGGCAATGCGTTATTGGGGTCATTGAATGCTTTAAAATGCGATATCTCGCCATATTTCCTGAAATAGTTCTTGATCGAAATGTCCTGTACTGGCCCTACATCAGACATCGGGCATATTACAACTTCAATCGGTGGAGGTGGACCAACCGAATATTTATCGTAAGAGATCCTTGGTACCAACGTCAATTTATTTCTGTGCTTTCTGAATGGCCCCGTACGCATATCCTTTGACCTTGGATCAGTGCCTTGTTGTTCAGGATGTCTCTCCTTCATGACAGGGCGCATTTGGCCGCCATGAGATTCTTGTGTTATCACGAAACCGTTCGGTGGTAACCTAGAGTCTTTTTTCCACGAAGACATCTCATTTCGATGGATAAGTTTCTTAGCAATGGGGTCAAAATAATGATATTTGGATTTCGAAAACTCCGAGTCGTAACGAATCGCAGGTGCGGGTCTTCGGTGTAAAGCCGGACGCATTTCCCCATAGTTAAGTGATACAGGGGAATCATTATCTCGATGATTTTCATAGTTTGACTCATCGCGGTAACTTTGATAACGCCGATAGGAACCCCCATCACTTACTCGGTCCCTATAATGACTGGAATACGAGGAAGAACCGTTTTGGCACCTAAAATCTGATTCATAGAGCCTATGATAAGATGGTTGGTACTGCTGATCGCGTCTTGGAGGACCATTTAAACTGCGCTGAGGACCCTTAGGAAACGCAGGAAGCGGCCGCCTTTGGGACCCTGACATCTGGAACTAGAGATAAACGATTAGCAGCACTTAAGTAACCGCAAAGTGACCTCAAAACGACTCTGAACGCCTTACTGCTCTTTTATCGCGTATGATCACGGTCGCGATTGCATTGAAGAGACCTTTTTTCAATGGGTATTAGTGATGCTGCACGTACAAAGCGAGTCTCAAGGCGAAAGGAGCCGCCCATATAAGAGATCAATACTTTTAGACAACTTCACTTTATCACTTATTCGACTTCTGAAATGCTCATCAATGTAGATTAAGTTGCCTGATATGGTttcattttattttcttcCGGTTTGCTGGGCGTTTGGCGAATATGTGGGGAGTCTTCTGATTTGGGCGGCTACCTAGCTTACTGTCACTTTTAGAGATAATCCTGAATGGAAACGCGCTTTTTATTCTCATCTGAGCTTCCTTGAGTTCCTTACTTTGCTGGAGCAGGGGTTTTGAATACCTCATGAATAAATCAATTGTTGTTTCGCCGGACAAACTGCTGAAGACGCTTGTGAGGTATCTCatgatgaagttgatagTGAAAAACTGGCGCTCATGAGCACATTTTAACAGTCCACATTTAGACTGACAGTTTGTTCATCTCCAATCATTGGTTCGTTTGGGTCTGAAATGAGTCCTAAACTGAGCAGTCTATAAGGAACCTTTTAAAGAATCGGAATAACTCGCACTAATAATTGATTTATTTTGAAATGGTTATTTCAATTCGCATACAGTATGCTTCTTCTGTTTTGTCCCTTTAGACTCGCAACGTGAGATCGCTTCTCGCGCTATCAAtttaaagctcatcgcagatcaaatttgaaatcaaccCTCTATCTGAACAATTAACTTGGCTTATACTACCGGTATCAAATAGTTTAGGAAAGCAGAGGATCGAATTGACATGTCCACTCAACAGATCCAGAGATGCATTCGCGATGTATTAGGAATcaacgatgatgaggaaaacGATTGGACTCAGGGGCatatgaagaagctaatGTCAGCAACATCAACCCTATACAATACATCGTTGAATAAAGTTATGTTGAAGCAAGGCGAAGAGACGGCAAGATGTCATTTGTGTGCCTATATAGCAGCCGAGAAGTTGGCCGAGAAACATGTAAGAGATCTTCATTACTACCTGGACCGCGTGCCATTAGAACCTAGAAAAGCTAGAAGTCTGCTGCagctctttcaacagaacATATTTCAATCTTCACCAGTAAAGAATTTCAGTTGGACCCCTAGTCCCAAAAAGAGAAGATCACCAATAAAGGGCGGAGATCGGTTTACAGCTAGAGATCCCAAGGAATTGAGGGAACAATTGTTCGGCACACCGACGAAAGTCGATGGTCAATTGCCATCTCCGGTCAAGGCACCACTTCCTATGACCGATAGTCCACTGAAATCAAGTCCAACCAAAGCTAGAAGGAAATTGgctttcgaagaagatctttcggagggtgaagaagagttccAAACGCCAACGAGAAGAAAACGAGCTACTAATGAGGCTGTTTCATTGGCAGGTGGTTCAACAACAGATGACGAAGGATTTTCGGACCATTCATTCACAGAGGGTGAGGTTCGAGAATCTCAGGACAGTGAACAGACAAGGACTAAGAAGCGTGCACATGGGACATCTCCCAAAAAGGATGGCGTCAAGAAAGGACGTGGAAGGCCTAAAGGCCCAGCATCTACAAGGCCAGATATATGTCTACTGAGGAAAAGATATTACAAAGTCACACCGGCAGAAACAATCGACCTGTGCAACCAGTTTGAGATTCCAAAAGACGTGGCCTACAGCATTTTGGACCATTACATGGCATACGCATCTTTCCTGGTGTGTCCATGGCAACTGGTGTGTGGACTTGTATTGAATGCGACTCTCGTCGTCTTCACTGAGAGAAGACGTAAAGATCCTAGAGTAGACCA
This DNA window, taken from Torulaspora delbrueckii CBS 1146 chromosome 2, complete genome, encodes the following:
- the NAF1 gene encoding RNA-binding snoRNP assembly protein (similar to Saccharomyces cerevisiae NAF1 (YNL124W); ancestral locus Anc_2.146): MTDEDLFSKAVENPNETVDVVLPKDDIDASAISSSSDMEENDSSSSSDNDSDDNDQGNTNVAAEEDEEEDEEPSPEGAIRSKHEIEEEPIPDLPEDYEIDANANITEIGFIKSAFENNIIIHCSGSGERRVLKEGSILCLEDHTIIGTLCEVFGKLDNPFYRVTLPASKQAQFDRLKERIGEKAHIVVPEAHWVDTFELRKIKGTDASNGYDEELSEDEQEFSDDEKEALFKKLKKEQRKKKNVNVKELREQVEAGNYKRPKQQHQQKQSQQYPKIRPPVGMINHGYRSRNARQGERTQQTTPISHFQGQPISQPIPQPNSQPPYQQPMYHQQPLPTQQPVFYHQSPQAYPSQMYSSPPVQNPNYQGAPPPLYNVPYGQQGAPMFQQQMYPGQPYMQPQPQPQQQFNQYGAAGYAPQGQPNMQQVLQLHNILMQQQATNQASNQRPEERKEFDYDD
- the MSH1 gene encoding mismatch repair ATPase MSH1 (similar to Saccharomyces cerevisiae MSH1 (YHR120W); ancestral locus Anc_2.147), translating into MIRSINSSLSRSFFRYNHGLVAPSPGLEVSKLTIVMDSKKAKANKEAFIETSLPPLLTTRAKRSSKKGTEPASGQNETNLPPSLQYVRDLMDHYKGHVVLTQMGSFYELYFEQASVYGPQLNLSLTNRNYFCGKVPFAGFPVHQLSRHLKILVNNYGYSVTIAEQFKRDTVANNDVNKFYRRVTRIVTPGTFIDEAFENLQENTYLLSIEFSDNCFNKIADSNLKVGLCWCDVTTGEIFVQQVLLKDLISSITRIQPKEILLNDELAAYRIESGEWYPELVELKKYFIKYQKLPSRHRTIASFYNLFSAADAGDDRKQLEIQLREFSQKELAALRNTLMYVSEHMPSFSMNFQLPQRQLTGSIMQIDSRTVAALELHKTVRDNRQKGTLLSTIRRTVTPAGTRLLTQWLSGPSLDLKEIKARQDIVAFFKTKFGITKSIISMLRNVQDLPRILQKFSFGRGDALELIQLAQSLQIAIDLRTFLEEESLSYKKKIRDLVSSLTRGLKFDRTLIKEVIDNLNEAKLVESLKESERENDEETGEETNGSGSQDALSNDTPIVNSACTPRLQQLHIDYQKLKEARGDLELEFFEFFVDGQGAKSVTLKQKQSGEYALHVLGSAGNLKKINEFIKSGQSFHGSSFHIIQQSSQTRWLSHEAWSDLGYRIELAALKIKDEENRIINDFKNEFLKRSNEVRVISDLLGYLDVLSSFAVLAKEKNLVCPRVDQSDKLEIIDGRHIMVEDGLAAKCLENFIENDCLLNGGKLWIITGPNMGGKSTFLRQNAIIVLLAQMGSFVPCSKAHIGLVDKVFSRVGSADDLYNEMSTFMVEMIETSFILHGATRRSLAILDEIGRGTSGREGVSIAYATLQHLAQENGCRSLFATHFGAELSKIISSDENSLLKEKASFMKSSIVELSEDDFFYDYKLRPGICNKSDAIKVAKTAGFPEKALNTAQALLS
- the SET1 gene encoding histone methyltransferase SET1 (similar to Saccharomyces cerevisiae SET1 (YHR119W); ancestral locus Anc_2.148) translates to MSGSQRRPLPAFPKGPQRSLNGPPRRDQQYQPSYHRLYESDFRCQNGSSSYSSHYRDRVSDGGSYRRYQSYRDESNYENHRDNDSPVSLNYGEMRPALHRRPAPAIRYDSEFSKSKYHYFDPIAKKLIHRNEMSSWKKDSRLPPNGFVITQESHGGQMRPVMKERHPEQQGTDPRSKDMRTGPFRKHRNKLTLVPRISYDKYSVGPPPPIEVVICPMSDVGPVQDISIKNYFRKYGEISHFKAFNDPNNALPLHVYLVRYNSSENKINDAANAAYRATKEHGERGCIILGSRFNVALNKDKTLDKVISELVEKNAEKANRLAKELRRKNEEQIKMSKKEEKRDRAGISQKKIPYDLAKQINNRPVLCISKFFANNHGFRVEDFKAMLRRYAWTRIIDHPAGIFAVFNDEESARTCMNNESGRMTMISRTKRSPVEIKLLLIPATTEITDDTQVNGKVVSTVPKRKTYKTKADLFEAATRYVIEDLEKALHVDFRKRLIGPTVFDTLNPSVFPELVAKRETKEQETRQAATKAAEEAKKKLKSTNDFDVFNLYGSSAPRKRSGFLKRRGSGSLDSLATRHLKRSKLVKPTAHLLNEDTTSKEPTPTIPSLSPTSKTEEEGNSSAYGGYSDIEIDQDESPFKRDMVKVETDATTPELDVTEKMALFAGKAEELMKIPAMYRPRVSDIPEPIYEDDTTSGSLGLKKLLRTIKDDEDLELIKHVLGVQSPPAEKSDPLLQYRVWKLCSGEENQTLVQEAQLKLNEVPFHEELISNSGSVKAEGYRKISDRLKTCYLPHRRKIHQPLNTVSNHNDSLDGTPDLPKEDFENKDPSEPAPQELSSSRDNRASNRRFQQDIEAQRAAIGTESELLSLNQLNKRKKPVTFARSAIHNWGLYALEPIAAKEMIIEYVGERIRQPVAEMREIRYIKKGIGSSYLFRVDENTVIDATKKGGIARFINHCCDPSCTAKIIKVGGKKRIVIYALRDIAANEELTYDYKFERETDDEERLPCLCGAPTCKGFLN
- the ORC6 gene encoding origin recognition complex subunit 6 (similar to Saccharomyces cerevisiae ORC6 (YHR118C); ancestral locus Anc_2.149), with the protein product MSTQQIQRCIRDVLGINDDEENDWTQGHMKKLMSATSTLYNTSLNKVMLKQGEETARCHLCAYIAAEKLAEKHVRDLHYYLDRVPLEPRKARSLLQLFQQNIFQSSPVKNFSWTPSPKKRRSPIKGGDRFTARDPKELREQLFGTPTKVDGQLPSPVKAPLPMTDSPLKSSPTKARRKLAFEEDLSEGEEEFQTPTRRKRATNEAVSLAGGSTTDDEGFSDHSFTEGEVRESQDSEQTRTKKRAHGTSPKKDGVKKGRGRPKGPASTRPDICLLRKRYYKVTPAETIDLCNQFEIPKDVAYSILDHYMAYASFLVCPWQLVCGLVLNATLVVFTERRRKDPRVDHLIFEKMASIMKTPHTEDIIETLTLVKELVEGEKWYRDLQVKHNCYDGACYEEAISAKLGSMLQPNNILVSDEQLANWKRKIEQDLSLRDMQ